The Aeromicrobium sp. Leaf245 genome includes a region encoding these proteins:
- a CDS encoding ABC transporter permease, with translation MTDQRLKRIALAAAAPVLALVAAFLITSLVLVVAGDSVGGVWGQILSVPEARGLTNIVNAATVYYLSGVAVAIGFRMNLFNIGVDGQYRVASFAAAVVAGEAWLPGWLNTAAAILAAMLVGAAWAGIAGLLRVTRGVSEVISTIMLNAIATALVAFMLRKAAVSDPGSNIVATKEIPEGSRIPGFTLFPGAPNQVYGFVFLAILVGVAYWLVINKTRFGFDLRATGLSESAAVASGIDVKKMVLVSMLLSGAAAGLVGLPILFGEAFAYGSTFQSGLGFAGIAIALLGRNHPIGIALGALLFAFLDEQSNPLQILLDVSPDIVKITQGTIVLTVVIAYEVVRRYGVRLEQRQVAATLDDDRPTGPTTEGVSR, from the coding sequence ATGACCGACCAGCGACTCAAGCGCATCGCCCTCGCGGCGGCCGCGCCCGTCCTCGCCCTCGTGGCGGCGTTCCTCATCACGAGCCTGGTGCTCGTCGTGGCCGGCGACTCCGTCGGTGGTGTGTGGGGCCAGATCCTCAGCGTTCCCGAGGCGCGCGGGCTCACCAACATCGTCAACGCGGCCACGGTCTACTACCTGTCGGGCGTGGCGGTGGCCATCGGCTTCCGGATGAACCTGTTCAACATCGGCGTCGACGGCCAGTACCGCGTGGCGTCGTTCGCCGCCGCGGTCGTGGCCGGCGAGGCGTGGCTGCCCGGCTGGCTCAACACGGCCGCCGCGATCCTCGCCGCGATGCTGGTGGGTGCGGCCTGGGCCGGCATCGCCGGGCTCCTGCGCGTCACGCGCGGCGTCTCGGAGGTGATCTCCACGATCATGCTCAACGCGATCGCGACCGCCCTCGTGGCCTTCATGCTGCGCAAGGCGGCCGTGAGCGACCCGGGCTCCAACATCGTGGCCACCAAGGAGATCCCGGAGGGCAGCCGGATCCCCGGCTTCACGCTCTTCCCCGGGGCGCCGAACCAGGTCTACGGGTTCGTGTTCCTCGCGATCCTCGTGGGAGTCGCGTACTGGCTCGTCATCAACAAGACCCGGTTCGGCTTCGACCTGCGGGCCACCGGCCTCTCCGAGAGCGCCGCGGTGGCCTCCGGCATCGACGTCAAGAAGATGGTCCTCGTCTCGATGCTGCTGTCCGGTGCGGCGGCGGGCCTCGTGGGTCTGCCGATCCTGTTCGGCGAGGCCTTCGCGTACGGCTCGACCTTCCAGTCGGGCCTCGGCTTCGCGGGCATCGCGATCGCGCTGCTGGGTCGCAACCACCCGATCGGCATCGCGCTCGGCGCACTGCTGTTCGCCTTCCTGGACGAGCAGTCCAACCCGCTGCAGATCCTGCTCGACGTCTCGCCCGACATCGTCAAGATCACGCAGGGGACGATCGTGCTGACCGTCGTCATCGCCTACGAGGTGGTGCGTCGCTACGGTGTGCGGCTCGAGCAGCGCCAGGTGGCCGCGACCCTCGACGACGACAGACCGACCGGCCCCACGACGGAAGGAGTGAGTCGATGA
- a CDS encoding ABC transporter ATP-binding protein: MTTSVPDETTDLDPGAGDVVVRLRGIGKTFPGVIANHDIDIDVRRGTVHAIVGENGAGKSTLMKILYGVQKPDSGTIEVHGKPVELSSPSDAIAAGVGMVFQHFMLADNFTVLENVVLGAEKLHGIGDAARAEIRRISEAYGLDVDPDALVEDLGVGARQRIEILKVLYRGASVIILDEPTAVLVPQEVDELFENLRELKAEGLAVIFISHKLDEVLSVADTVTVVRRGTTVETRPAAGVTSRQLAELMVGSELPSPSTETSTVTDQPVLEVRDLGLPAPAGSGRPLLADIDLTIHRGEILGIAGVEGNGQAELVEAVMGMRPGATGSIALNGDDLAGRSTRLRREAGIGYIPEDRHRHGLLLDAPLWENRVLGHQTREPNVKGPFIDRAGARQDTQRIVDAYDVRTPGIDTLARALSGGNQQKLIIGREMTGEPSLLVASHPTRGVDVGAQAAIWDHIKQARRDGLAVLLISADLDELIGLSDTIRVILRGRLVGTFDPATVTPQQLGSAMTGADEGGPA; encoded by the coding sequence GTGACCACGTCCGTCCCCGACGAGACCACCGACCTCGATCCCGGGGCGGGCGACGTCGTCGTCCGGCTGCGCGGCATCGGCAAGACGTTCCCCGGTGTCATCGCCAACCACGACATCGACATCGACGTGCGACGGGGGACCGTGCACGCGATCGTCGGCGAGAACGGTGCCGGCAAGTCGACGCTCATGAAGATCCTCTACGGCGTCCAGAAGCCGGACTCCGGGACGATCGAGGTGCACGGCAAGCCGGTCGAGCTCTCGTCCCCGTCCGACGCGATCGCCGCCGGCGTGGGCATGGTGTTCCAGCACTTCATGCTCGCCGACAACTTCACCGTGCTCGAGAACGTCGTGCTGGGGGCGGAGAAGCTGCACGGCATCGGCGACGCCGCGCGCGCGGAGATCCGGCGCATCTCCGAGGCCTACGGGCTCGACGTCGACCCCGACGCCCTCGTGGAGGACCTCGGCGTCGGTGCACGCCAGCGCATCGAGATCCTCAAGGTGCTGTACCGCGGCGCCTCCGTGATCATCCTCGACGAGCCGACCGCCGTCCTCGTGCCGCAGGAGGTCGACGAGCTGTTCGAGAACCTGCGCGAGCTCAAGGCGGAGGGCCTCGCGGTCATCTTCATCTCCCACAAGCTCGACGAGGTGCTGTCGGTCGCCGACACGGTCACCGTCGTCCGTCGGGGCACCACCGTCGAGACGCGTCCGGCCGCCGGCGTCACGTCGCGTCAGCTGGCCGAGCTCATGGTCGGCTCGGAGCTGCCGAGCCCCAGCACCGAGACGTCCACCGTGACCGACCAGCCGGTCCTGGAGGTCCGCGACCTCGGACTTCCCGCGCCGGCGGGGTCGGGTAGGCCGCTCCTGGCCGACATCGACCTGACGATCCACCGCGGCGAGATCCTCGGCATCGCAGGCGTGGAGGGCAACGGCCAGGCCGAGCTGGTCGAGGCCGTCATGGGCATGCGTCCGGGTGCCACCGGCAGCATCGCGCTCAACGGTGACGACCTGGCCGGCCGGTCCACGCGGCTGCGCCGCGAGGCCGGCATCGGCTACATCCCCGAGGACCGGCACCGGCACGGGCTCCTGCTCGACGCCCCGCTGTGGGAGAACCGGGTGCTCGGCCACCAGACGCGCGAGCCCAACGTCAAGGGTCCGTTCATCGACCGCGCCGGTGCCCGTCAGGACACCCAGCGCATCGTCGACGCCTACGACGTCCGCACCCCTGGCATCGACACGCTGGCCCGCGCCCTGTCCGGCGGCAACCAGCAGAAGCTCATCATCGGTCGCGAGATGACGGGCGAGCCGAGCCTGCTCGTCGCCTCGCACCCCACCCGCGGCGTCGACGTCGGCGCCCAGGCGGCGATCTGGGACCACATCAAGCAGGCACGGCGCGACGGTCTGGCGGTGCTGCTGATCTCGGCCGACCTCGACGAGCTGATCGGCCTCTCGGACACCATCCGGGTGATCCTGCGCGGTCGCCTGGTCGGCACGTTCGACCCCGCCACCGTCACCCCCCAGCAGCTGGGCTCGGCCATGACCGGTGCCGACGAAGGAGGTCCGGCATGA
- a CDS encoding BMP family protein — translation MRRLTKVTAVAGVAALVLAGAGCANNSSSNDDDTASGDDCVEKVDTKVGMAFDVGGRGDQSFNDSAAKGLDKAECELGFEVQTAEAQDGEPESAREGRLQQLVDADYNPVIAVGFAYSQAVGKVAKANPDVDFAIIDDGVEGENVANLLFAEEQGSFLVGAAAALKSESGNIGFVGGVETPLIKKFEVGYEAGAKAVNPDIEIQARYLTQPPDFSGFGDPAKGKTAAEGMYDKGADVVYHAAGGSGGGVFEAASAADAKAIGVDSDQALTADESVRDVILTSMLKNIDVAVFAYLKGVADGAAPTGPTVYDLKVDGVGYSTTGGQVDDIADKLDEYKQQIVDGEITVPSE, via the coding sequence TTGCGTCGACTCACCAAGGTCACCGCCGTCGCCGGCGTGGCCGCACTCGTGCTCGCCGGTGCGGGCTGCGCGAACAACAGCTCGAGCAACGACGACGACACCGCTTCCGGTGACGACTGCGTCGAGAAGGTCGACACGAAGGTCGGCATGGCCTTCGACGTCGGTGGACGTGGCGACCAGTCGTTCAACGACTCCGCCGCCAAGGGCCTCGACAAGGCCGAGTGCGAGCTGGGCTTCGAGGTCCAGACCGCCGAGGCGCAGGACGGCGAGCCCGAGTCCGCCCGTGAGGGTCGCCTCCAGCAGCTCGTCGACGCCGACTACAACCCGGTCATCGCCGTGGGCTTCGCCTACTCGCAGGCCGTCGGCAAGGTCGCCAAGGCCAACCCCGACGTCGACTTCGCGATCATCGACGACGGTGTCGAGGGCGAGAACGTCGCCAACCTCCTCTTCGCCGAGGAGCAGGGCTCCTTCCTCGTGGGCGCCGCTGCCGCGCTCAAGTCCGAGTCCGGCAACATCGGCTTCGTCGGTGGTGTCGAGACGCCGCTGATCAAGAAGTTCGAGGTCGGCTACGAGGCCGGCGCGAAGGCCGTGAACCCCGACATCGAGATCCAGGCCCGCTACCTCACGCAGCCGCCGGACTTCAGCGGCTTCGGTGACCCGGCCAAGGGCAAGACGGCCGCCGAGGGCATGTACGACAAGGGCGCCGACGTGGTCTACCACGCTGCCGGCGGTTCCGGTGGCGGTGTGTTCGAGGCCGCCTCGGCCGCCGACGCCAAGGCCATCGGCGTCGACTCCGACCAGGCGCTGACGGCCGACGAGTCCGTCCGCGACGTGATCCTGACGTCGATGCTGAAGAACATCGACGTCGCCGTGTTCGCGTACCTGAAGGGTGTCGCCGACGGCGCCGCTCCCACGGGCCCGACGGTCTACGACCTCAAGGTCGACGGTGTGGGCTACTCCACCACCGGCGGTCAGGTCGACGACATCGCCGACAAGCTCGACGAGTACAAGCAGCAGATCGTGGACGGCGAGATCACCGTCCCGAGCGAGTGA
- a CDS encoding amidohydrolase, which yields MSIDAVSRSIEVVTPDLIELRRDLHASPELSWHEERTTDVVAAWMDKLGVSYERFEGTGLVAEIGPEEGPIVALRADLDALPIDDTTSDPWRSTSPGVAHACGHDVHVSALVGAAVALQELHVAGGLPRRVRLVFQPAEEVMPGGALRLLSAGVLRGVSRIVALHCDPSLDVGQVGLREGPITGASDRIQVTLSGRGGHTSRPHLTEDLTYALASLVTQLPAVLSRRFDPRSGASLVWGSVRAGNAANVIPSTGELSGTLRMLDSAAWHQAEHLVRGLIADIIEPFGVSADVTYVRGVPPVVNDFGVTELLRRAVSDAIGPAAVATTTQSLGGEDFAWYVEAVPGAMGRLGTRTPDGPTYDLHQGNFRPDERAIAVGAKVLACSALL from the coding sequence ATGTCCATCGACGCCGTCTCCCGCTCGATCGAGGTCGTGACGCCCGATCTCATCGAGCTGCGGCGTGACCTGCACGCGAGCCCCGAGCTGTCCTGGCACGAGGAGCGCACCACCGACGTGGTCGCCGCGTGGATGGACAAGCTGGGCGTCTCCTACGAGCGCTTCGAGGGCACCGGGCTCGTGGCCGAGATCGGACCCGAGGAGGGGCCGATCGTGGCCCTGCGGGCCGACCTCGACGCCCTCCCGATCGACGACACCACCTCCGACCCGTGGCGCTCGACGTCGCCCGGCGTCGCCCACGCCTGCGGCCACGACGTCCACGTGTCGGCGCTCGTGGGGGCCGCCGTGGCGCTGCAGGAGCTGCACGTGGCCGGCGGCCTGCCGCGCCGGGTCCGCCTGGTCTTCCAGCCCGCGGAGGAGGTCATGCCCGGCGGTGCGCTGCGCCTGCTCTCGGCCGGTGTCCTGCGCGGGGTCTCGCGCATCGTGGCACTGCACTGCGACCCGTCGCTCGACGTCGGCCAGGTGGGCCTGCGCGAGGGACCGATCACGGGAGCGTCGGACCGCATCCAGGTCACGCTCTCCGGTCGCGGCGGGCACACGTCGCGACCGCACCTCACCGAGGACCTCACCTACGCGCTCGCGAGCCTCGTGACGCAGCTGCCGGCCGTGCTGTCGCGCCGCTTCGACCCTCGCTCGGGCGCCAGCCTGGTGTGGGGGTCGGTGCGAGCCGGCAACGCCGCCAACGTAATCCCCTCCACCGGCGAGCTCAGCGGCACGCTGCGCATGCTCGACTCCGCGGCCTGGCACCAGGCCGAGCACCTGGTGCGTGGGCTCATCGCCGACATCATCGAGCCGTTCGGCGTCAGCGCCGACGTCACCTACGTGCGCGGCGTCCCGCCCGTGGTCAACGACTTCGGGGTCACCGAGCTGCTCCGCCGCGCGGTCTCCGACGCCATCGGGCCCGCCGCGGTGGCCACCACCACGCAGAGCCTCGGCGGCGAGGACTTCGCGTGGTACGTCGAGGCGGTCCCCGGAGCGATGGGTCGACTCGGCACACGCACGCCCGACGGGCCCACCTACGACCTGCACCAGGGGAACTTTCGGCCCGACGAGCGCGCCATCGCCGTGGGCGCCAAGGTGCTCGCCTGCTCCGCCCTGCTCTAG
- a CDS encoding SRPBCC family protein encodes MSRPVEEVFAYLSDFENTEHWDPGTIETTRLSGDGGMGTRYANRSRFMGRTVALEYETVGYDPPTFFACRGVNGRTTATDVMTFTPDDSVEGGGTQVHYRAQFEFPFLLHALAPLVLKRPIERLADETIEQIQRALGRP; translated from the coding sequence CTGTCGCGGCCGGTCGAGGAGGTCTTCGCCTACCTCAGCGACTTCGAGAACACCGAGCACTGGGACCCCGGCACGATCGAGACGACGCGCCTGTCGGGTGACGGCGGCATGGGCACCCGGTACGCGAACCGCTCCCGCTTCATGGGGCGCACGGTGGCGCTCGAGTACGAGACCGTCGGCTACGACCCGCCCACGTTCTTCGCCTGCCGTGGGGTCAACGGGCGCACGACGGCCACCGACGTCATGACGTTCACGCCCGACGACAGCGTGGAGGGCGGGGGCACGCAGGTCCACTACCGGGCCCAGTTCGAGTTCCCGTTCCTGCTGCACGCCCTCGCGCCCCTCGTGCTCAAGCGGCCGATCGAGAGGCTCGCCGACGAGACGATCGAGCAGATCCAGCGCGCCCTCGGCCGACCGTAG
- a CDS encoding MFS transporter: MSPTFRALHVRNFRVYAAGAIVSNIGTWMQRVAQDWLVLQLTSSGTALGITTGLQFLPALLLSPVAGVVADRFPKRTVLRCTQVAMAIPAAVLGVLAITGAVEVWHVYLLAFVFGVGTAFDAPARQSFVVEMVGPEDLSNAVGLNSASFNSARMVGPALAGLLIAAGGSGVEATGWVILANAVSYLAVIASLQKLDPARLAPAPVMGSRKGAVRDGVRYVRSRPDLVLVLTIVFAVGTFGLNFQMTSALMATDVFEKGAGEYGILGSIMAIGSLAGALLAARRERPRLRFVVGAAIAFGVVEIVAGLMPGYLSYALVLPVLGLCALTMITAANATIQITTEPVMRGRVAALYLMIFMGGTPLGSPFIGWVGETFGARWTLVGGGALSLVGVALALLWYAHRRQIDRQELHAIATRLRSQHGRRAHLPPVAAGRGGLRLPQRLREHRALGPRHDRDDAPVG; this comes from the coding sequence GTGAGTCCCACCTTCCGCGCCCTGCACGTCCGCAACTTCCGCGTCTACGCCGCCGGTGCCATCGTCTCGAACATCGGCACGTGGATGCAGCGCGTCGCCCAGGACTGGCTGGTCCTCCAGCTGACGTCGAGCGGCACCGCGCTCGGCATCACCACCGGGCTGCAGTTCCTCCCGGCGCTGCTGCTGTCGCCCGTGGCCGGGGTGGTGGCCGACCGGTTCCCCAAGCGGACGGTGCTGCGCTGCACCCAGGTGGCCATGGCGATCCCCGCCGCCGTCCTGGGCGTGCTGGCGATCACGGGTGCCGTCGAGGTCTGGCACGTCTACCTGCTGGCGTTCGTCTTCGGCGTCGGCACCGCGTTCGACGCCCCCGCACGCCAGTCGTTCGTGGTCGAGATGGTCGGACCGGAGGACCTGTCGAACGCGGTGGGCCTCAACTCCGCCTCGTTCAACTCCGCCCGCATGGTCGGCCCGGCGCTCGCCGGCCTGCTCATCGCGGCCGGCGGTTCCGGGGTCGAGGCGACCGGCTGGGTCATCCTCGCCAACGCCGTCAGCTACCTCGCCGTCATCGCGTCGCTGCAGAAGCTCGACCCGGCACGCCTCGCCCCGGCGCCCGTCATGGGCTCGCGCAAGGGGGCGGTCCGCGACGGGGTGCGTTACGTCCGGTCCCGACCCGACCTCGTCCTCGTGCTGACGATCGTGTTCGCCGTCGGCACCTTCGGCCTGAACTTCCAGATGACCAGTGCCCTGATGGCCACCGACGTCTTCGAGAAGGGGGCGGGGGAGTACGGGATCCTCGGCTCGATCATGGCGATCGGCTCCCTGGCCGGGGCCCTGCTCGCCGCCCGACGTGAGCGCCCACGCCTGCGCTTCGTGGTGGGCGCCGCCATCGCCTTCGGCGTCGTCGAGATCGTCGCCGGTCTCATGCCCGGCTACCTCTCGTACGCGCTGGTGCTGCCGGTGCTCGGGCTCTGCGCCCTCACGATGATCACCGCGGCCAACGCCACCATCCAGATCACCACCGAGCCGGTCATGCGTGGCCGGGTGGCGGCGCTCTACCTGATGATCTTCATGGGTGGCACGCCGCTCGGGTCGCCGTTCATCGGCTGGGTCGGTGAGACCTTCGGGGCCCGGTGGACGCTCGTCGGCGGCGGCGCGCTCTCGCTGGTCGGGGTCGCCCTGGCGCTGCTCTGGTACGCGCACCGTCGCCAGATCGACCGGCAGGAGCTCCACGCCATCGCGACTCGCCTACGCTCGCAGCATGGACGTCGAGCGCACCTTCCACCTGTCGCGGCCGGTCGAGGAGGTCTTCGCCTACCTCAGCGACTTCGAGAACACCGAGCACTGGGACCCCGGCACGATCGAGACGACGCGCCTGTCGGGTGA
- a CDS encoding MarR family winged helix-turn-helix transcriptional regulator, translating into MPTDSQNLALAVARLNRRLRQERHSDLTPTQMSVLGTLRQMGPTSPSSIAARERVSAPSVTRTLNCLAEDGLVERAPHPQDGRQVVVSLSDLGEKTLAEERKRRDAWLHQRLTSLDARERAVLREAAAILTRITDS; encoded by the coding sequence ATGCCTACCGACTCCCAGAACCTCGCGCTGGCGGTGGCCCGACTCAACCGCAGGCTCCGGCAGGAGCGGCACTCCGACCTGACCCCGACGCAGATGTCCGTGCTGGGCACGCTGCGCCAGATGGGCCCGACGTCGCCGTCGTCGATCGCCGCCCGTGAGCGCGTGAGCGCCCCCAGCGTGACCCGCACCCTGAACTGCCTCGCCGAGGACGGACTCGTCGAGCGCGCACCCCACCCCCAGGACGGTCGACAGGTCGTCGTCAGCCTCTCCGACCTCGGCGAGAAGACCCTGGCGGAGGAGCGGAAGCGACGCGACGCGTGGCTGCACCAGCGGCTCACGAGCCTCGATGCCCGCGAGCGCGCCGTCCTGCGCGAGGCGGCGGCGATCCTCACGCGGATCACCGACTCATGA
- a CDS encoding succinate dehydrogenase/fumarate reductase iron-sulfur subunit, whose protein sequence is MKITVNVWRQKNAETKGQMVGYGLDDVSEDMSFLEMLDVLNEQLTLAGEEPVAFDHDCREGICGSCGVVINGIAHGPEVTTTCQLHMRSFKDGDVIDIEPWRAGAFPIVKDLVVDRGAFDRIIQAGGYISVNTGSAPEANNLPVPKEDADHAFAAATCIGCGACVAACPNGSAMLFTAAKVTHLGLLPQGQPERESRVLDMVAQHDAEGFGSCTNIGECTAACPKGIPLDVISRLNRDLLGALAAGNA, encoded by the coding sequence GTGAAGATCACCGTCAACGTCTGGCGCCAGAAGAATGCCGAGACGAAGGGCCAGATGGTCGGCTACGGGCTCGACGACGTCTCCGAGGACATGTCGTTCCTCGAGATGCTCGACGTGCTCAACGAGCAGCTGACGCTCGCCGGCGAGGAGCCGGTCGCCTTCGACCACGACTGCCGCGAGGGCATCTGTGGATCGTGCGGCGTGGTCATCAACGGCATCGCGCACGGCCCCGAGGTCACGACCACGTGCCAGCTGCACATGCGCTCGTTCAAGGACGGCGACGTCATCGACATCGAGCCGTGGCGGGCGGGCGCGTTCCCGATCGTCAAGGACCTCGTCGTCGACCGCGGCGCCTTCGACCGGATCATCCAGGCCGGCGGCTACATCAGCGTCAACACCGGCTCGGCGCCGGAGGCCAACAACCTGCCCGTGCCGAAGGAGGACGCCGACCACGCGTTCGCGGCGGCCACCTGCATCGGCTGCGGCGCCTGCGTGGCGGCCTGCCCGAACGGTTCGGCCATGCTGTTCACCGCGGCGAAGGTGACCCACCTGGGCCTGCTCCCGCAGGGCCAGCCCGAGCGCGAGTCCCGCGTGCTCGACATGGTCGCCCAGCACGACGCCGAGGGCTTCGGCTCCTGCACCAACATCGGTGAGTGCACGGCAGCCTGCCCCAAGGGCATCCCGCTCGACGTCATCTCGCGGCTCAACCGCGACCTGCTCGGCGCCCTCGCCGCCGGCAACGCCTGA
- a CDS encoding fumarate reductase/succinate dehydrogenase flavoprotein subunit, with the protein MTDTFTPTGAAEQFIEHGDPIADAKAPSGPIERRWEQRQFDAKLVNAANRRKIKVIVVGTGLAGASAAATLGEAGYHVTSFCYQDSPRRAHSIAAQGGINAAKNYRNDGDSVYRLFYDTVKGGDFRSRESNSYRLAQVSVNIIDQCVAQGVPFAREYGGLLDNRSFGGVQVSRTFYARGQTGQQLLIGAYQALERQVAAGTVDVHTRHEMLDLVMVDGKARGVIVRDMVTGEIESHTADAVVLASGGYGNVYFLSTNAMGCNVTATWRAHRRGAYFGNPCYTQIHPTCIPVSGDYQSKLTLMSESLRNDGRIWVPKKAGDDRHPRDIPEDERDYYLERIYPAFGNLVPRDIASRAAKYQCDDGKGVGPGGLGVYLDFADAIERMGRPAVEAKYGNLFDMYARITGEDPYNEPMRIYPAVHYVMGGLWVDYDLQSNLEGLFVTGEANFSDQGANRLGASALMQGLADGYFVLPTTIANYLADGPFEPVGDDHPAVTEAREAVEERISALLAVDGNRTVDSYHKELGHIMWEYCGMERSEEGLIKAIGLIRELRDDFWKNVKVTGEAEELNQTLERAGRVVDFFELGELMCIDALNREESCGGHFRAESQTEDGEALRHDDQFAYVAAWEFNGAEGGQKPILHKEPLEYEYVEMKARSYK; encoded by the coding sequence ATGACCGACACCTTCACCCCCACCGGGGCGGCCGAGCAGTTCATCGAGCACGGCGACCCCATCGCCGACGCCAAGGCGCCGAGCGGCCCCATCGAGCGTCGCTGGGAGCAGCGTCAGTTCGACGCCAAGCTGGTCAACGCCGCGAACCGACGCAAGATCAAGGTCATCGTCGTGGGCACCGGTCTGGCCGGTGCGTCCGCCGCCGCCACCCTCGGCGAGGCCGGCTACCACGTCACGAGCTTCTGCTACCAGGACAGCCCGCGCCGTGCCCACTCGATCGCCGCCCAGGGCGGCATCAACGCCGCCAAGAACTACCGCAACGACGGCGACTCGGTGTACCGGCTGTTCTACGACACGGTCAAGGGCGGCGACTTCCGCTCGCGCGAGTCCAACTCCTACCGCCTCGCCCAGGTGTCGGTGAACATCATCGACCAGTGCGTGGCGCAGGGCGTGCCGTTCGCGCGTGAGTACGGCGGCCTGCTCGACAACCGTTCCTTCGGTGGCGTGCAGGTCTCCCGCACGTTCTACGCCCGCGGCCAGACCGGCCAGCAGCTGCTGATCGGTGCCTACCAGGCGCTCGAGCGGCAGGTCGCCGCCGGCACGGTCGACGTGCACACCCGCCACGAGATGCTCGACCTCGTCATGGTCGACGGCAAGGCGCGCGGCGTCATCGTCCGCGACATGGTGACCGGCGAGATCGAGTCGCACACCGCCGACGCCGTCGTGCTGGCGAGCGGCGGCTACGGCAACGTCTACTTCCTGTCGACGAACGCCATGGGCTGCAACGTGACCGCCACCTGGCGCGCGCACCGTCGCGGCGCCTACTTCGGCAACCCCTGCTACACGCAGATCCACCCGACCTGCATCCCCGTCTCGGGCGACTACCAGTCCAAGCTGACGCTGATGAGCGAGTCGCTGCGCAACGACGGCCGCATCTGGGTGCCCAAGAAGGCCGGCGACGACCGCCACCCGCGCGACATCCCCGAGGACGAGCGCGACTACTACCTGGAGCGCATCTACCCGGCGTTCGGCAACCTGGTCCCGCGCGACATCGCCTCGCGGGCGGCCAAGTACCAGTGCGACGACGGCAAGGGAGTCGGTCCGGGTGGGCTCGGGGTCTACCTCGACTTCGCCGACGCGATCGAGCGCATGGGCCGCCCGGCGGTCGAGGCCAAGTACGGGAACCTGTTCGACATGTACGCCCGGATCACCGGCGAGGACCCGTACAACGAGCCGATGCGCATCTACCCGGCCGTGCACTACGTCATGGGCGGGCTGTGGGTCGACTACGACCTGCAGAGCAACCTCGAGGGCCTCTTCGTCACCGGCGAGGCCAACTTCTCCGACCAGGGCGCCAACCGACTCGGTGCCTCCGCGCTGATGCAGGGCCTGGCCGACGGCTACTTCGTGCTGCCGACCACCATCGCGAACTACCTCGCGGACGGCCCCTTCGAGCCCGTGGGCGACGACCACCCGGCCGTCACCGAGGCGCGCGAGGCCGTCGAGGAGCGCATCTCCGCACTGCTGGCCGTCGACGGCAACCGCACCGTGGACAGCTACCACAAGGAGCTGGGCCACATCATGTGGGAGTACTGCGGCATGGAGCGCAGCGAGGAGGGCCTGATCAAGGCGATCGGCCTCATCCGCGAGCTGCGCGACGACTTCTGGAAGAACGTGAAGGTCACCGGCGAGGCCGAGGAGCTCAACCAGACGCTCGAGCGTGCCGGCCGGGTCGTGGACTTCTTCGAGCTCGGCGAGCTGATGTGCATCGACGCGCTGAACCGCGAGGAGTCGTGCGGCGGCCACTTCCGCGCCGAGAGCCAGACCGAGGACGGCGAGGCCCTGCGCCACGACGACCAGTTCGCCTACGTGGCGGCGTGGGAGTTCAACGGCGCCGAGGGCGGCCAGAAGCCGATCCTGCACAAGGAACCCCTCGAGTACGAGTACGTCGAGATGAAGGCTCGGTCCTACAAGTGA
- a CDS encoding succinate dehydrogenase cytochrome b subunit — MATTLTRASARRSTVVLKYTMAVSGLIMLGYLLVHMYGNLKFFQGKEYFDSYLEGLENIFYPYLPHGGALWILRVVLLVALVAHVYCAITLWRRNKVAAGYTGTTRYHSKQNRTGIQRSYASFTMRWGGVILLLFIIGHLAQMLPNWLSPGGASDSKYERVVNGFEIWWVVLLYTIGLVAVGFHLWHGFWSALTTLGQNRSSTRKDSTITIASWVLSVVIAGGFLVVPFAIFFFGAGS, encoded by the coding sequence GTGGCCACTACTCTGACTCGCGCGTCGGCGCGCAGGTCGACCGTCGTGCTCAAGTACACGATGGCCGTGTCCGGGCTGATCATGCTCGGCTACCTGCTCGTCCACATGTACGGCAACCTCAAGTTCTTCCAGGGCAAGGAGTACTTCGACTCCTACCTCGAGGGCCTGGAGAACATCTTCTATCCCTACCTGCCGCACGGCGGGGCGCTGTGGATCCTGCGGGTCGTGCTGCTCGTCGCGCTCGTCGCGCACGTGTACTGCGCGATCACGCTGTGGCGGCGCAACAAGGTCGCGGCCGGCTACACCGGCACCACGCGCTACCACTCCAAGCAGAACCGCACGGGCATCCAGCGCTCCTACGCCTCGTTCACGATGCGCTGGGGCGGCGTGATCCTGCTGCTGTTCATCATCGGCCACCTCGCGCAGATGCTGCCGAACTGGCTGTCCCCGGGCGGCGCGTCCGACAGCAAGTACGAGCGCGTGGTCAACGGCTTCGAGATCTGGTGGGTCGTGCTGCTGTACACGATCGGCCTGGTCGCGGTCGGCTTCCACCTGTGGCACGGCTTCTGGAGCGCCCTCACCACGCTCGGCCAGAACCGCAGCAGCACCCGCAAGGACTCGACGATCACCATCGCGTCCTGGGTGCTGTCGGTGGTCATCGCCGGCGGCTTCCTCGTCGTCCCGTTCGCGATCTTCTTCTTCGGAGCTGGTTCCTGA